One window of Plasmodium relictum strain SGS1 genome assembly, chromosome: 14 genomic DNA carries:
- a CDS encoding drug/metabolite exporter, drug/metabolite transporter, producing MSYVLSDDNLKSENYSVKNEKDEKKKKIVLISVNLLLLFSMLLYGINYTLIKYFIKLNGSTYIFIILRSILTIPIMIYIYSSKKSEPKKKKLLCNMKEMVKKEKNIEKKLLLKKNNNNNLNKNSHSSNKCYDNIKHYDDDNKNNSNYMSSDNNGNIYNCEKYETCVNIEGANDHCLSQINKNDEKLIPKVAYIPMIISSVAGSLRQIIVIVALQYTDSHNVGIIQPTIPIFTALMSHYLKIEKMNYITSLSIFLSCIGLAITAEIWNIHSLDFGFLLLLTVPVTKGLQVIYINIATKYVNNNMIQFFEMIVMFFIALPFGILGEMLFKKKYNIINEIYNLNIYQFLCVIYSAIAIIFICWKIQIIALNHLTPISVSLYQSFQPCFTFILAKFFLNETIGLNKFIGTIFIVVSLLLYQYRFHKKIEA from the coding sequence atgTCTTATGTACTAAGTGATGATAATTTGAAGAGTGAAAATTATTCagtaaaaaatgaaaaagatgaaaagaaaaaaaaaatcgtATTAATAAGTGTTAATTTACTTCTTTTATTCTCGATGTTATTATATGGTATAAATTatacattaataaaatattttattaagttAAATGGATCTacgtatatttttattattttaagatCTATACTTACTATACCGATAATGATTTACATATACTCGTCAAAAAAATCCGAAcctaaaaagaaaaaattattatgtaaTATGAAAGAAATggtaaaaaaagaaaaaaatatagaaaaaaagttattgttaaaaaaaaataataataataatttgaaCAAAAATTCGCATAGTAGTAATAAATGctatgataatataaaacatTATGACGAtgacaataaaaataatagtaattaCATGAGTAGTGATAATAAtggtaatatatataattgtgAAAAGTATGAAACCTGTGTTAATATAGAAGGTGCTAATGACCATTGTTTAAgtcaaataaataaaaatgatgaaaaattaataccTAAAGTGGCATATATTCCTATGATTATATCATCAGTGGCAGGTTCATTAAGACAAATTATTGTAATAGTTGCATTGCAATATACCGATTCTCATAATGTTGGTATAATTCAACCAACTATACCAATTTTTACAGCTTTAATGTcacattatttaaaaatagaaaaaatgaattatataaCGTCTTTATCTATTTTCTTATCATGTATTGGATTAGCTATAACAGCTGAAATATGGAATATTCATTCTTTAGATTTTGgttttcttttattactAACAGTTCCAGTAACGAAAGGACTACaagttatttatattaatattgcTACTAAGtatgtaaataataatatgataCAATTTTTTGAAATGATAGTTATGTTTTTTATAGCATTACCTTTTGGAATATTAGGAGAAAtgctttttaaaaaaaaatataatattataaatgaaatatataatttaaatatatatcagTTCTTATGTGTAATATACTCAGCTATTGCTATCATATTTATCTGCTggaaaatacaaataatagCTCTTAATCATCTAACACCAATTAGTGTATCTTTATATCAATCATTTCAACCAtgttttacttttattttagcaaaattttttctaaacGAAACAATAggtttaaataaatttataggAACAATTTTTATAGTTGTATCATTGCTTTTATATCAGTATAGATTTCATAAAAAGATAGAAGCAtga
- a CDS encoding importin beta, putative: METNNIAQILYATVDPNIDIRSEAESKLKLAKETNFVQYINQLSNEFCKSQNDPYLRQIAGLLIKNAFTAKDNFESEERARTWINFPEDIKNELKNSLLLLLSQPCDKIVIGTACQIISIITKIELSHNKSSELLHKLVNNIIEKNAYTKKSSTVCLAYLTEDIADICNESKTKYVFTQPDLDLILTAIINSLCEPAEESIHCANMKVLYNLMSFIDQNFKTQVERDIIMKTVIDGCKDTERLSVQIAAYECLINIVSYFYSYLDAYMYAIGPLTWTAIESDNERIAISAIEFWNTVCEEETFINQYELQEGKKNHNIVKQAMVFLLPKIFNAMITQESEDVDIDAWTLSMASATFLALSAQLLKNDIVEPVISFVEENFIHEDWRRREAAVLAYGSIMEGPDTEKLKPLVEESVGQLSEVLRDPSVSVRDTAAWTIGKITTFHSEIIYNVLGNYNDSNSLYGILLERLNDYPRVAANVCWVINQLAVNKKSSFNKITNSYTTDLDDSFCVLCKKLIDVTSREDADTRNLREAAFNALNVVILNVSDNCLKYMIELLSHMMYLLTNTYINPLTEEVKSLQGYYCGTMQFIINRLGNQCKPFLKPIYLSIFRLFEIRNDICEDALLACSAIINVMGEDFREHLKTFLNVIFKGLRNVSETSTCKICIEMVSDICIPWTVEFEKEMELILECLWDALKTFGVHDSIKISILTVLGDIATALNRNFSRYLNFFANILTETSKITISSGPPESDDWVNYVFELRDAILLTYSNIIYALLDGNEIAKLKVYIPNILDLIELILIKEINHFNAQNFQNAVSLLGDLVHAYGYELIENSKLTDLIISVYGKIDILSSQGDEKCESCVLKIKWLKRICNARLAQK; this comes from the coding sequence atgGAAACAAATAACATTGCACAAATTTTGTATGCAACTGTAGACCCCAATATAGATATTCGATCTGAAGCAGAATCCAAATTAAAACTTGCTAAAGAAACAAATTTTGTTCAATATATAAATCAGTTATCTAATGAATTTTGTAAAAGTCAAAATGATCCTTATTTAAGGCAAATTGCTGGATTGCTAATAAAAAATGCTTTTACAGCTAAAGACAATTTTGAAAGTGAAGAAAGAGCAAGAACTTGGATAAATTTTCctgaagatataaaaaatgaattaaaaaattcattattacttttattaagTCAACCATGTGATAAAATAGTTATTGGTACGGCTTGTcaaattatttctattataacaaaaatagaATTATCTCATAATAAATCTTCTGAATTGTTACATAAATtagtaaataatataatagaaaaaaatgcaTACACCAAAAAATCCTCAACTGTATGTTTAGCATATTTGACGGAAGATATTGCAGATATATGCAATGAAAGCAAAACAAAATACGTATTTACACAACCAGATCTAGATTTAATATTAACTGCTATCATAAATTCTTTGTGTGAGCCAGCAGAGGAATCAATACATTGTGCAAATATGAAGGTATTATACAACCTAATGTCATTTATTGatcaaaattttaaaactCAAGTTGAAAGAgatataattatgaaaacAGTAATTGATGGATGTAAAGATACAGAAAGATTAAGTGTACAAATAGCAGCATATGAGTGCTTAATAAATATAGTTAgctatttttattcttatttagaCGCTTATATGTATGCTATAGGCCCTTTGACATGGACTGCTATTGAATCAGATAATGAAAGAATAGCTATAAGTGCAATCGAGTTTTGGAATACTGTATGTGAAGAAGAAACTTTTATAAATCAATACGAATTGCAAGAAGggaaaaaaaatcataataTAGTTAAACAAGCAATGGTATTTTTATTGCCAAAAATATTCAATGCAATGATTACACAAGAAAGTGAAGATGTAGATATTGATGCATGGACTTTATCTATGGCTTCTGCTACTTTTCTTGCATTAAGTGcacaattattaaaaaatgatatagtTGAACCAGTTATTTCTTTTGTTGAAGAAAATTTCATACATGAAGATTGGAGAAGAAGAGAAGCTGCCGTTTTGGCTTATGGATCTATAATGGAAGGACCAGATACCGAAAAATTGAAGCCATTGGTTGAGGAATCTGTTGGCCAATTGTCAGAAGTATTAAGAGATCCTTCTGTTTCAGTTCGTGATACTGCTGCTTGGACTATTGGAAAAATTACTACCTTTCATTctgaaataatttataatgtTTTAGGTAATTATAACGATAGTAATTCTTTATATGGTATATTATTAGAAAGATTAAATGATTACCCTAGAGTAGCAGCTAACGTCTGTTGGGTTATTAATCAACTAgctgtaaataaaaaaagctcctttaataaaataactaaTAGCTATACAACTGACTTAGATGATTCTTTTTGTGTTTTgtgtaaaaaattaatagatgTAACTTCAAGAGAAGATGCAGATACAAGAAATTTAAGAGAAGCAGCTTTTAATGCACTCAATGTTGTTATTCTAAATGTTTCTGATAATTgcttaaaatatatgattgAATTATTATCACATATGATGTATTTATTAACGAATACATACATAAATCCACTAACAGAAGAAGTCAAATCTTTGCAAGGTTATTATTGTGGAACTATgcaatttattattaacagGCTTGGTAATCAATGCAAGCCGTTTCTTAAACCTATTTATTTGAGCATATTTCGATTGTTTGAGATCAGAAATGACATATGTGAAGATGCTTTACTGGCCTGCAGTGCAATTATTAATGTAATGGGAGAAGATTTCAGAGAACacttaaaaacatttttaaatgttaTATTTAAAGGATTAAGGAATGTATCTGAAACTTCTACATGTAAAATATGCATAGAAATGGTATCAGATATATGTATACCTTGGACTGTGGAATTTGAAAAGGAAATGGAATTGATTTTAGAATGCTTATGGGATGCATTAAAAACATTTGGAGTTCATGATTCTATTAAAATTAGTATATTAACTGTATTGGGGGATATTGCTACCGCATTAAATAGAAACTTTTCAAGatatcttaatttttttgctaATATTTTAACTGAAACTTCAAAAATTACTATTAGTTCAGGACCACCCGAGAGTGATGATTGGGTTAATTATGTTTTTGAACTCAGAGATGcaattttattaacatacagtaatattatatatgctTTACTTGATGGTAATGAAATAGCAAAACTAAAAGTTTATATACCTAATATATTGGATTTAATTGAATTAATATtgattaaagaaataaatcaTTTCAATGCTCAAAACTTTCAAAATGCAGTTTCTTTATTAGGTGATTTAGTTCATGCCTATGGTTATGAACTAATCGAAAATTCTAAGTTAACTGATTTAATTATATCAGTGTATGGAAAAATTGATATTTTATCTAGTCAAGGAGATGAAAAATGTGAATCAtgtgttttaaaaattaagtgGCTAAAAAGAATATGCAATGCTAGATTAGCTCAGaaataa
- a CDS encoding zinc transporter, putative — translation MDKSLLQREMNVNDVDEMSRLYDKSQKRATKKLIIASIICVIFMIIEIVAAIVSNSLSLMTDASHLFCDLFSFGLNLFSIYVSNFEGNVDMSFGYHRAEIIGALFSIFFIWALSAYILYSAILRLFNVKVVNGYIMFVTSFVSTLANIFIAYILKVHTHGFGFFDHKKCSHNENSHNHNKKCVSSTKTQSKNNRYQNINSEIVLENNDITKNKSIVDSKVNGISCDYVTFDYYEDINKNDDNNNSHKEKEMKSSLEVSKNNLEDDIFDNSNNNNNFQVDISGYTNNNNDLIKKKKKRKKKNPYNNSFNDNNIENPNAYMLKNENCEESRNCDNYENHIIKQNSCHDHNNEEINNISLKAAYIHAISDLIQNIGVMIASIIIWYNPKYSITDPICSIIFCFIVFSTTISVIKEVLNVLMEGTPVSINLIDLKNDLLKIPGVIDVHDLHVWSLSIGKPALACHIVAHKNNAHYVLHNATLLCQQKYKILHTTVQTDYPSNVSNCETYAHLKCSNLKTNTLK, via the coding sequence atggatAAGTCATTACTTCAGCGGGAGATGAATGTAAACGATGTAGATGAAATGTCTCGTTTATATGATAAATCTCAAAAAAGAGctactaaaaaattaattattgcAAGTATAATATGTGTTATATTTATGATAATTGAAATAGTTGCTGCAATTGTATCTAATTCTTTATCTTTAATGACAGATGCTTCCCACTTATTTTGTGATTTATTTTCCTTCGGATTAAatcttttttctatttatgtATCAAATTTTGAAGGAAATGTTGATATGTCTTTTGGATATCATAGAGCCGAAATAATAGGAGCTttgttttctattttttttatatgggCATTATCtgcttatattttatatagtGCAATATTAAGACTGTTTAATGTTAAAGTTGTAAATGGATATATAATGTTTGTTACATCATTTGTAAGTACTCTAGCAAATATATTCATAGCATATATCTTAAAAGTGCATACACATGGATTTGGATTTTTTGATCACAAAAAATGTAGCCATAATGAGAACTCTCAtaatcataataaaaaatgcgTAAGTAGTACAAAAACTCAATCGAAAAATAATAGATACCAAAACATAAATAGTGAGATtgttttagaaaataatgatattacaaaaaataaaagcattGTAGATAGTAAAGTTAATGGTATTTCATGTGATTACGTTACTTTTGATTATTAtgaagatataaataaaaacgaTGATAATAACAATTCTCATAAAGAAAAGGAAATGAAAAGTTCATTAGAGGtatctaaaaataatttagagGACGATATTTTTGATaacagtaataataataataattttcaagTAGATATAAGCGGTTATACaaataataacaatgatctaattaagaaaaagaaaaaaagaaaaaaaaaaaatccgtataataattcatttaatgataataatatagaaaatccAAATGCTTATATGCTAAAGAACGAAAACTGTGAAGAAAGCAGAAATTGTGATAATTACGAAAATCACATAATTAAACAAAATTCTTGTCATGAtcataataatgaagaaataaataacataAGTTTAAAAGCGGCATATATTCATGCCATTAGTGatttaattcaaaatataGGTGTAATGATTGCATCAATAATCATTTGGTACAACCCTAAATATTCTATTACAGACCCTATATgttcaattattttttgttttattgttttttcaACTACTATATCAGTAATTAAAGAAGTTTTAAATGTATTAATGGAAGGGACACCTGTTAGCATTAATTTAATTGATTtgaaaaatgatttattaaaaattccaGGTGTCATAGATGTTCATGATTTACATGTATGGTCATTATCTATTGGGAAACCAGCCTTAGCTTGCCACATAGTTgcacataaaaataatgcaCACTATGTTTTACATAATGCAACATTATTATGCCagcaaaaatataaaattttacataCAACTGTTCAAACTGATTATCCATCAAATGTATCTAACTGTGAAACTTACGCACATCTTAAATGttcaaatttaaaaacaaatacaTTAAAATGA
- a CDS encoding FAD-dependent monooxygenase, putative encodes MKVRKTFALIIGGGPTGVTTGLYLQKYKIPHILIEKDKYIEKIPKAHYYNNQTMEAWRSISHLDKCFLNETENLNLWRNFQYCTNIRKDNCVGYYDNFINKYTYKNTYYEDISPSKVTHLSQYKLLGILYSYYFNKIKCDKRKKNEFLKNIHLKLSTHRCLKNIFKTCELDESEYDNVVDKEKGEEKFYNFHSYDYSELLIGYEYVNFLNIRELIDLYKYNRVEYNKNEYKNINDIENEIYMNNYDCNNDMHNLEKHMNPPNYIITKIKNLNNNKEEIVLSNYVFVSEGGKSKIKKSLSINDENKEEYMKFVNIHFSSKYLSNLIKYNPSMLYFIFNEYIGVLVCHNYRKGEVVLHIPYITEKEKEVYCDKSNCIQIINKLIGFPLYDIKIYNIYKWKMHSSIASTFVDKKTKRIILLGDSAHKLPPSGGFGLNLGIGDVINITWKIIRIFNLKKKSFLDNIEKIKELKNLSRKNTNNLSYIINEITKMNFSMNIMSTEEKKKIDNYINSYNIERKLVANFTIYNAVKNYEKGNNIPNALGYNNNFLIRLINNCNNNVVQNSVLFYYLFKNAKKFLNIFNNIPYIFQYNQKKIENLFKNQENVLTLLYPGVDFCYSYIDTIDEINEEKIYKKSSCFNKNNIKSKIHNEIKIKNSIGNIQKEEEQNIQNFHNNNINEENSYDLLNKNNLDNLSFESEKNIKYKDNINNNNDHFTFENIQSCTAEKNKNQNNCFNYTNDFQDKNIFEEKKERVPKLKVSKNIYEYEIPSVNGSKIPHFNLYTFDQNRIYKLSTVDLPIFNNTNLSILVILFDNIILNNLIDYLSVHNISQDKFSLCIWDSDVLIYKSNKGESINIIKKEDIKKIDKTIYSNKIVVSDNFLLNQKKKYHMGDASKIKHIQMNATNYNVSYVFTSKIIKDMFLNVLNLKSKDSYVILRPDRHIISAGDHDLFDCIKLINKIYI; translated from the coding sequence atgaaggtTAGAAAAACATTTGCTTTAATTATTGGAGGTGGACCAACAGGTGTAACAACAGGTTTATAtctacaaaaatataaaattcctcatatattaattgaaaaagataaatatatagaaaaaataccTAAAGctcattattataataatcaaACGATGGAAGCTTGGAGAAGTATTTCTCATTTGGATAAATGCTTTTTAAATGAAACAGAAAACTTAAATTTATGGAGAAATTTTCAATATTGCACAAATATTAGAAAAGATAATTGTGTTGGTTATtatgataattttattaataaatatacttataaaaatacatattatGAAGATATTAGTCCAAGTAAAGTTACCCATCTATCtcaatataaattattaggAATATTATATAGTTattatttcaataaaataaaatgtgataaaaggaaaaaaaatgaatttttaaaaaatatacatttgaAATTATCTACTCATAgatgtttaaaaaatattttcaaaacATGTGAATTAGACGAATCAGAATATGATAATGTAgttgataaagaaaaaggagAAGAAaagttttataattttcattccTATGACTATTCAGAATTATTAATAGGATATGAATATGTAAACTTTTTGAATATTAGAGAATTAAtagatttatataaatataaccGTGTAGAATacaataaaaacgaatataagaatataaatgatattgaaaatgaaatttatatGAACAATTATGATTGTAATAATGATATgcataatttagaaaaacaTATGAATCCTCCAAATTacataataacaaaaattaaaaatttaaataataataaagaagaaattgTTCTAAGTAATTATGTTTTTGTTTCAGAAGGaggaaaaagtaaaataaaaaagagtcTAAGTATTAATGATGAAAACAAAGAGGAATATATGAAATTTGTAAATATACATTTTAGTTCAAAGTATTTaagtaatttaataaaatataatccttctatgttatattttatatttaatgaatatattgGTGTATTAGTTTGCCATAATTATAGAAAGGGAGAAGTTGTTCTTCATATTCCTTATATAACagagaaagaaaaagaagttTACTGCGATAAAAGCAATTGCAtacaaattataaataaattaattggATTTCCATTgtatgatataaaaatatataatatttataagtGGAAAATGCATAGTTCTATTGCTTCAACATTTGTTGATAAAAAGACTAAACGTATTATTCTTTTAGGAGATTCTGCACATAAATTACCTCCATCTGGAGGATTTGGTTTGAATTTAGGAATAGGAGATGTTATTAATATAACATGGAAAATAAttagaatttttaatttaaaaaaaaagtcctttttagataatatagaaaaaataaaagaattaaaaaatttgtcaagaaaaaatacaaataatttatcttatattataaatgaaattacaaaaatgaatttttccATGAATATAATGAGTActgaagagaaaaaaaaaattgataattatataaattcttACAATATTGAGAGAAAATTAGTAGCAAATTTTACTATTTACAATGCtgttaaaaattatgaaaaaggGAATAATATACCAAATGCATTAggatataataataattttcttatcagattaataaataattgcAACAATAATGTAGTCCAAAATTCtgttttgttttattatttatttaaaaatgctaaaaagtttttaaatatttttaataatattccATACATATTTCAATATAAccagaaaaaaatagaaaatttatttaaaaatcaaGAGAACGTATTAACTTTGTTGTATCCTGGTGTGGATTTCTGCTATTCTTATATAGATACAATAGATGAAATCAacgaagaaaaaatatataaaaaaagttcatgctttaataaaaataatattaaaagtaaGATACacaatgaaattaaaattaaaaattcaatAGGAAATATTCAAAAAGAAGAGGAacaaaatatacaaaattttcataataataatataaatgaagaaaatagtTACGATttgttaaataaaaacaatttagATAATTTATCCTTTGAATcagaaaaaaacataaaatataaagataatataaataataataatgaccATTTCACTTTTGAAAATATCCAATCTTGTACAGCAGAGAAAAATAAGAACCAAAATAATTGTTTTAATTACACAAATGATTTTCAagacaaaaatatttttgaagaaaaaaaagaaagagtacctaaattaaaagtaagcaaaaatatatatgaatatgaaATTCCTAGCGTAAATGGATCAAAAATACCCCATTTTAATCTTTATACATTTGATCAAAATcgtatttataaattatctaCAGTTGATTTAcctatatttaataatacaaatttatcaattttagttattttgtttgataatataattttaaataacttaATTGATTATTTATCAGTACATAATATATCACAAGacaaattttctttatgtaTATGGGATTCAGatgttttaatatataaaagcaACAAAGGTGAatctattaatattataaaaaaggaagatattaaaaagataGACAAAACAATTTATAGTAATAAAATAGTTGTTAgtgataattttttactcaaccaaaaaaaaaaatatcacaTGGGAGATGCTTCAAAAATAAAGCATATTCAAATGAATGCAACGAATTATAACGTTAGTTATGTTTTCAcatcaaaaataataaaagatatgtttttaaatgttttaaatttaaaatcaaAGGATTCTTACGTAATTTTAAGGCCAGATAGGCATATTATATCAGCGGGAGATCATGATTTATTTGATTGCATTaagttaataaataaaatatacatataa